In one window of Microbacterium natoriense DNA:
- a CDS encoding 2'-5' RNA ligase family protein — translation MRRPFMSTPEQLASLEGQQYLVLRPTSVVADRYRAEQRTALARADVPHPHTGHVTLRGFFEPERREQLAALVRRWAAAQPPIEVVAEAVDAFPAPWQILIIRLSRTPSLLAAYARLTEALDRTDLRRLGELPLEEWTFHMSLVYAKTLAPAPWTTLSHMSRRSIGGRPAETIGEAELVWYENGEEHSEIIPFTG, via the coding sequence ATGCGCCGTCCGTTCATGAGCACCCCCGAGCAGCTCGCCTCGCTCGAGGGTCAGCAGTATCTCGTGCTCCGTCCGACGTCCGTCGTCGCCGACCGCTACCGCGCGGAACAGCGCACCGCGCTCGCACGTGCGGACGTACCGCACCCGCACACCGGGCACGTCACGCTGCGAGGCTTCTTCGAGCCCGAGCGGCGTGAGCAGCTGGCAGCGCTCGTGCGCAGGTGGGCAGCGGCTCAGCCGCCGATCGAGGTCGTCGCCGAGGCGGTCGACGCCTTTCCCGCGCCCTGGCAGATCCTCATCATCCGGTTGTCGCGCACGCCGAGCCTGCTCGCAGCGTACGCGCGCCTGACCGAAGCGCTCGACCGCACCGACCTCCGTCGGCTCGGCGAACTGCCTCTCGAGGAGTGGACGTTCCACATGTCACTCGTCTATGCGAAGACCCTCGCGCCCGCACCGTGGACGACGCTCTCGCACATGTCACGTCGCTCGATCGGCGGGCGGCCCGCTGAGACCATCGGCGAGGCCGAACTCGTCTGGTACGAGAACGGCGAGGAGCACTCCGAGATCATCCCCTTCACCGGCTGA
- a CDS encoding YhgE/Pip family protein has protein sequence MTLPIERARSRKPITWLTILGVLLLPAAVGGILVAALQNPTERLDSMTAAIVNLDEPVTIDGQLTPLGRQLASGLVEGSDDLDSNLTWVISNEDDAKEGLADGTYQAVITIPEDFSKAATSAGTAIADGGGSASDDAEKATIQVTTPPDGLVADDLITGQIASVAASSMGSMLSEATMGNVLVGYTTLGDQIGEAADGAVKLASGARDAATGAAAIPDGATKLATGATGLSTGASELSTGITTMAGSTRQLAGGATQLGSGLLSGATQLEQNTTGVTALVGGIQTAAGSAKTASTGSATLAGDLGALAVDCAKPDSGVPTAVCDRITAAATSAGDVVTSAGTASAILNDPQTAGGVAALPGTFSTLATQMRTAGTGASSIAAGLNQLATDGLDKSAAGATQLSDGASQLSDGATQLASGAGELATGLDTLATGTGDLAGGLRTASDSLPSFSDGESKSLATVMVDPVKTNAEATTIFGPTAIPLLAAVVLWFGGLASFIVMRAHTARTLTSRRSSAALALRSFAPAALIGAGQGVLVALIVQIVASYDAGTWWAFAGTAVLAGVAFAAVNQALVAVFGGIGRWVGALIGVLAVATGLISTVPDWLASIGAALPTAPAFTGLIAANGSAAAGLIVWGVLSLVVTTLVITLRRTTSAKTVLATA, from the coding sequence ATGACCCTCCCCATCGAGCGCGCACGTTCGCGCAAACCCATCACCTGGCTGACGATCCTCGGCGTGCTGCTGCTTCCCGCAGCCGTCGGCGGGATCCTCGTCGCGGCCCTGCAGAACCCGACGGAGCGGCTCGACTCGATGACCGCGGCGATCGTCAACCTCGACGAACCCGTCACGATCGACGGTCAGCTCACACCGCTCGGCCGCCAGCTGGCGTCCGGTCTGGTCGAGGGATCGGACGATCTCGACTCGAACCTCACCTGGGTCATCTCCAACGAGGACGATGCGAAGGAGGGCCTCGCCGACGGCACCTACCAGGCCGTCATCACGATCCCCGAGGACTTCTCGAAGGCGGCGACCTCAGCCGGCACCGCGATCGCCGACGGCGGGGGCTCCGCATCCGACGATGCGGAGAAGGCGACCATCCAGGTCACCACTCCTCCCGATGGACTCGTCGCCGACGACCTCATCACCGGGCAGATCGCCTCGGTGGCGGCCTCGAGCATGGGCTCGATGCTCAGCGAAGCCACCATGGGCAATGTGCTGGTCGGCTACACCACGCTCGGCGATCAGATCGGCGAGGCCGCGGACGGCGCAGTGAAGCTCGCATCGGGAGCCCGGGATGCCGCCACCGGCGCCGCGGCGATCCCCGACGGGGCGACCAAACTCGCCACCGGGGCGACCGGGCTGAGCACCGGGGCATCGGAGCTGTCCACCGGGATCACGACGATGGCTGGCAGCACGCGGCAGCTCGCCGGCGGGGCGACGCAGCTGGGCTCCGGGCTGCTCTCGGGGGCGACGCAGCTCGAGCAGAACACGACGGGCGTTACGGCGCTCGTCGGTGGCATCCAGACGGCCGCGGGATCAGCGAAGACGGCGTCGACCGGCTCTGCGACGCTCGCGGGAGATCTCGGCGCTCTCGCAGTCGACTGCGCGAAGCCAGACTCGGGAGTGCCCACGGCTGTATGCGATCGGATCACAGCGGCAGCCACGTCTGCCGGCGACGTCGTGACCTCCGCAGGCACGGCATCCGCCATCCTGAACGACCCTCAGACCGCGGGCGGCGTCGCCGCCCTTCCCGGCACGTTCTCCACGCTCGCGACCCAGATGCGCACCGCCGGCACCGGCGCCTCATCGATCGCCGCCGGCCTCAACCAGCTCGCCACCGACGGCCTCGACAAGTCCGCCGCTGGTGCTACTCAGCTCTCCGACGGCGCGTCGCAGCTGTCTGACGGGGCCACCCAGCTCGCCAGCGGCGCGGGCGAGCTGGCGACGGGCCTCGACACCCTGGCGACCGGCACCGGCGATCTCGCCGGCGGTCTGCGCACCGCATCCGACTCCCTCCCCTCGTTCAGCGACGGAGAGTCGAAGTCGCTCGCCACCGTCATGGTTGACCCCGTGAAGACGAACGCCGAGGCGACCACGATCTTCGGTCCGACGGCGATCCCGCTGCTCGCCGCAGTGGTGCTCTGGTTCGGCGGCCTCGCCTCGTTCATCGTGATGCGGGCGCACACCGCGCGCACCCTGACCTCGCGACGCTCCTCGGCGGCCCTGGCGCTGCGATCGTTCGCACCCGCCGCCCTGATCGGGGCAGGACAGGGCGTTCTCGTCGCGCTCATCGTGCAGATCGTCGCGAGCTACGACGCGGGCACCTGGTGGGCGTTCGCCGGCACCGCTGTGCTCGCGGGCGTCGCGTTCGCCGCAGTGAACCAGGCGCTCGTCGCCGTGTTCGGCGGCATCGGGCGCTGGGTGGGTGCTCTGATCGGCGTCCTCGCCGTGGCGACGGGTCTCATCTCGACCGTTCCGGACTGGCTCGCCTCGATCGGCGCCGCGCTGCCCACAGCCCCGGCCTTCACCGGACTCATCGCCGCGAACGGCTCTGCCGCTGCCGGGCTCATCGTATGGGGTGTGCTGTCGCTGGTCGTCACGACCCTCGTGATCACGCTGCGGCGTACGACCTCGGCGAAGACGGTGCTGGCCACCGCCTGA
- a CDS encoding MMPL family transporter, giving the protein MSTLLSSLGRWSFRHPWRVLVSWLIVLGIAGAGALTLGAGTDNSFSIPGTESQAGLEQLNRSFPAVSGTSAQIIVVAADGDSITDDPYRKDIENAVDHLADLDDSVLSATSPYDENVSGMINDDKTAGIIRLQFDGQSTDVSEKTKDGLRSVVADLSDELPSGSQTALGGDLFATSIPGVTLTEAIGLLIALLVLIVTFRSFVVAGLPLLTAVLGVGISMAGIFAATAFASVSSTTPLLALMLGLAVGIDYALFIMARHQDQVREGVDPEESASRAVGTAGSAVVFAGITVLIALIGLGFAGIPFLTTMGIAASAAVAVAVAIAVTLTPALLGFMKGRVAGRPRKAPTLRRAQGPKTRDSQPENEGKATPAPAARRRFSDRWVTGVTKHPILVSLAVVIGLGIVAVPALSLNLALPNAGVLPKDSEARQSYDLVGEQFGPGFNGPLILTGSIVTSTDPLGLMEDLGDAVAKIDGVKEVALSTPNETADTGIVQIIPETAPDDPATADLVRELRSHHDEWLKEFGIDLKVTGFTAVGIDISDQLGNALLPFGIFVIGLSLILLTVVFRSIWVPVTAAAGYLLSIVAGFGIVGAVFEWGWFSDALHVAKVGPIISFMPIILMGVLFGLAMDYQVFLVSRMREDYVHDPDGKSPDRATRRAAALRAVRSGFTGSAKVVTAAGLIMFAVFVAFVPEGDSSLKPIALGLAAGIAIDAFLVRMTLIPALMAILGERAWQIPSWLEKILPSVDIEGEAVERERHLSAWPGDDSVVAADDLALADAGIEALHLRVAQGGTAVLTGGAPGALRVLALTLAGRVTPDSGRLRVASHLLPGRAAWVRAHVGVVLVSDAGAAASDLSEALRGRTALVVIDGVDSLPAAERDQLAARLRDADAATAVVLTAASPVSALEILAQAGRPTPDVIDVFPSADTPASRRHPAVLASPAGGLDDNPGSAHSDESSEVTA; this is encoded by the coding sequence GTGTCCACTCTCCTGTCCTCGCTCGGCCGCTGGTCGTTCCGGCACCCCTGGCGCGTACTCGTCTCCTGGCTCATCGTCTTGGGCATCGCGGGCGCGGGCGCGCTCACGCTGGGAGCGGGCACGGACAACTCGTTCTCCATTCCCGGAACCGAGTCCCAGGCGGGCCTCGAGCAGCTCAACCGCTCGTTCCCCGCTGTCAGCGGCACCAGCGCCCAGATCATCGTCGTCGCCGCAGACGGCGACTCGATCACGGATGACCCTTACCGGAAAGACATCGAGAACGCGGTCGATCACCTCGCCGATCTCGACGACTCCGTGCTGTCGGCCACCTCTCCGTACGACGAGAACGTCAGCGGCATGATCAACGACGACAAGACCGCCGGAATCATCCGTCTGCAGTTCGACGGCCAGTCGACAGATGTCTCGGAGAAGACGAAAGACGGCCTGCGCAGCGTGGTCGCCGATCTCAGCGACGAGTTGCCGAGCGGTTCGCAGACCGCCCTCGGTGGGGATCTGTTCGCCACCTCGATCCCCGGAGTCACGCTCACCGAGGCGATCGGCCTCCTGATCGCCCTGCTCGTGCTGATCGTGACGTTCCGCTCCTTCGTCGTCGCCGGGCTGCCGCTGCTCACTGCCGTGCTGGGAGTCGGGATCTCCATGGCCGGAATCTTCGCGGCGACGGCCTTCGCCTCCGTCTCCTCGACCACTCCCCTCCTCGCTCTCATGCTCGGGTTGGCCGTCGGCATCGACTACGCGCTCTTCATCATGGCCAGACATCAAGATCAGGTCCGCGAAGGAGTCGACCCCGAAGAGTCGGCGTCGCGCGCCGTCGGCACGGCGGGCTCGGCCGTGGTCTTCGCCGGCATCACGGTGCTGATCGCCCTGATCGGACTCGGCTTCGCCGGCATCCCGTTCCTGACGACCATGGGCATCGCCGCATCGGCAGCCGTCGCGGTCGCCGTCGCGATCGCGGTGACGCTGACCCCCGCCCTGCTCGGCTTCATGAAAGGCCGGGTCGCCGGCCGTCCGCGCAAGGCGCCGACCCTTCGACGGGCTCAGGGGCCCAAGACGCGCGACTCTCAGCCCGAGAACGAGGGGAAGGCGACGCCTGCCCCGGCTGCACGTCGACGGTTCAGCGATCGTTGGGTGACGGGCGTCACGAAGCATCCGATCCTCGTCTCGCTCGCCGTGGTGATCGGCCTCGGCATCGTCGCCGTGCCCGCTCTCAGCCTGAACCTCGCCCTGCCGAACGCGGGCGTGCTGCCCAAGGATTCCGAGGCGCGACAGAGTTACGATCTCGTCGGCGAGCAGTTCGGACCCGGCTTCAACGGGCCGCTGATCCTGACCGGCTCGATCGTCACCTCCACGGATCCCCTGGGGCTCATGGAGGATCTGGGCGACGCCGTGGCCAAGATCGACGGCGTGAAGGAGGTCGCCCTCTCCACCCCGAACGAGACCGCCGACACCGGCATCGTGCAGATCATCCCGGAGACCGCCCCTGACGACCCGGCGACCGCGGATCTCGTGCGCGAGCTGCGCTCGCATCACGACGAGTGGCTGAAGGAGTTCGGCATCGATCTGAAGGTCACGGGGTTCACTGCGGTCGGCATCGACATCTCCGACCAGCTGGGCAACGCGCTGCTGCCGTTCGGGATCTTCGTGATCGGCCTGTCGCTGATCCTCCTGACCGTCGTCTTCCGCTCCATCTGGGTGCCGGTCACGGCCGCCGCCGGGTACCTGCTGTCGATCGTCGCCGGATTCGGCATCGTCGGCGCGGTGTTCGAATGGGGTTGGTTCTCCGACGCCCTGCATGTCGCGAAGGTCGGACCGATCATCAGCTTCATGCCGATCATCCTGATGGGTGTGCTGTTCGGCCTTGCGATGGACTACCAGGTGTTCCTGGTGTCGCGCATGCGCGAGGACTACGTGCACGACCCCGACGGGAAGAGCCCCGATCGCGCCACGCGACGAGCCGCCGCCCTGCGTGCCGTGCGCAGCGGCTTCACGGGGTCGGCGAAGGTCGTCACCGCGGCGGGACTCATCATGTTCGCGGTGTTCGTGGCGTTCGTGCCCGAGGGCGACTCCTCGCTCAAGCCGATCGCCCTGGGTCTGGCCGCCGGCATCGCGATCGACGCGTTCCTCGTGCGGATGACACTGATCCCCGCGCTCATGGCGATCCTCGGCGAGCGCGCCTGGCAGATCCCGTCGTGGCTCGAGAAGATCCTCCCGAGCGTCGACATCGAGGGCGAGGCGGTCGAGCGTGAGCGTCATCTGTCGGCGTGGCCGGGCGACGACTCGGTGGTCGCCGCCGACGACCTCGCACTGGCGGATGCCGGAATCGAGGCGTTGCATCTGCGCGTCGCTCAGGGCGGCACAGCGGTGCTCACAGGTGGCGCGCCCGGCGCGCTGCGTGTGCTCGCGCTCACGCTCGCCGGTCGCGTCACCCCCGATTCCGGTCGCCTGCGCGTGGCGAGTCACCTGCTGCCCGGTCGTGCGGCCTGGGTGCGCGCGCATGTGGGAGTGGTGCTCGTGTCGGATGCCGGCGCCGCAGCATCCGATCTCTCCGAAGCTCTGCGGGGTCGCACAGCGCTCGTCGTGATCGACGGCGTCGACAGCCTCCCCGCAGCCGAGCGCGATCAGCTCGCGGCCCGCCTGCGAGACGCGGATGCCGCCACCGCCGTCGTGCTCACGGCTGCATCCCCCGTATCGGCTCTCGAGATCCTGGCGCAGGCGGGCCGCCCGACTCCCGACGTGATCGACGTCTTCCCATCCGCCGATACCCCGGCTTCCCGCCGACACCCCGCCGTGCTGGCGTCGCCAGCCGGGGGTCTCGACGACAACCCGGGGTCAGCGCACTCCGACGAATCCTCTGAGGTGACCGCATGA
- a CDS encoding TetR/AcrR family transcriptional regulator translates to MTTPATRSRENTRARLLDAAAQVFAEVGLDGASVEAVCERAGFTRGAFYSNFESKDELFLTLAASVGEVRVSAVRARVEEMAADGALADGCDPIELVQDIMDSGGDDRLGVMLMSEIRIRALRDEVFGAAYLAQEREMVASIAQIISDIVAAGHLRLREPAEAAARMLMIVWEGMTVRGAMDGQDASQLRRTGGEELGRLVSMLIE, encoded by the coding sequence ATGACGACACCCGCTACGCGCAGTCGCGAGAACACGAGGGCGCGTCTGCTCGACGCCGCAGCCCAGGTCTTCGCCGAGGTCGGTCTCGACGGAGCATCGGTCGAGGCCGTGTGCGAACGCGCCGGGTTCACCCGTGGCGCGTTCTACTCGAACTTCGAGTCGAAAGACGAACTGTTCCTCACGCTCGCAGCGAGCGTCGGAGAGGTACGCGTCAGCGCCGTGCGTGCACGCGTCGAGGAGATGGCGGCCGACGGAGCGTTGGCAGATGGCTGCGACCCGATCGAGCTGGTGCAGGACATCATGGATTCAGGCGGTGACGACAGGCTCGGCGTCATGCTCATGAGCGAGATCCGCATCAGGGCGCTTCGCGATGAGGTCTTCGGCGCCGCCTACCTCGCGCAGGAGCGCGAGATGGTCGCCAGCATCGCCCAGATCATCAGCGACATCGTGGCCGCCGGCCACCTCAGGCTGCGCGAGCCGGCCGAGGCTGCCGCCCGCATGCTGATGATCGTGTGGGAGGGCATGACCGTGCGCGGCGCGATGGACGGGCAGGATGCCTCGCAGCTGCGCCGCACGGGAGGCGAGGAGCTCGGGCGCCTCGTCTCGATGCTCATCGAGTGA
- a CDS encoding DUF2277 domain-containing protein, with amino-acid sequence MCRNIVPLNNLAPAATDDECHDAALQFVRKIAGTTKPSRVNQAVFDRAVAEIAHATRHLLDDLVTTAPPKDRNEEAAKRQARSAERYEAIRVFQQEKRAARTAS; translated from the coding sequence ATGTGCCGCAACATCGTCCCTCTGAACAACCTCGCACCGGCCGCGACCGACGACGAGTGCCACGACGCCGCACTCCAGTTCGTGCGCAAGATCGCGGGCACCACCAAGCCCTCGCGCGTCAATCAGGCCGTCTTCGATCGCGCCGTCGCCGAGATCGCGCACGCCACGCGCCATCTCCTCGACGACCTGGTCACGACCGCGCCCCCGAAAGACCGCAACGAGGAGGCCGCGAAGCGACAGGCGCGATCGGCCGAACGCTACGAGGCGATCAGGGTGTTCCAGCAGGAGAAACGCGCAGCGCGCACCGCATCCTGA
- a CDS encoding o-succinylbenzoate synthase — MLPALADLIGSARVVSLPMATRFRGVDTREALLFEGPEGWAEFSPFVEYEDAEAATWLAAAIDFAFRTQPAPLRDRIPVNATVPAIEAARVPEVLARFAGCRTAKVKVAEPGQTLADDIARVRAVREAMGAEGRIRIDANGLWNVDEAEHAVHALNEFDLEYVEQPCASVEELADLRRRVKYMGIPVAADESVRKSSDPLAVARAKAADLLVIKAQPLGGVTHALQIVTAAGLPVVVSSALDTAVGLSQGAALAAALPSLEYDCGLGTSSLFLDDVAELRPVDGSISADRVTPDAAALERLAASDERRDWWLERLTRCHQVLGLGGDAA; from the coding sequence ATGCTCCCCGCACTCGCAGACCTGATCGGCTCAGCCCGGGTCGTCTCCCTCCCGATGGCTACGCGATTCCGCGGCGTCGACACGAGAGAGGCGCTGCTGTTCGAAGGCCCGGAGGGATGGGCGGAGTTCTCGCCGTTCGTCGAGTACGAGGACGCTGAGGCGGCGACCTGGCTGGCCGCGGCGATCGACTTCGCCTTCCGCACTCAGCCCGCGCCGCTGCGCGACCGCATTCCCGTGAACGCGACGGTTCCTGCGATCGAGGCGGCGAGGGTGCCCGAGGTTCTCGCGCGGTTCGCCGGATGCCGCACCGCGAAGGTCAAGGTCGCAGAACCCGGGCAGACTCTCGCCGACGACATCGCCCGTGTGCGAGCGGTACGTGAGGCCATGGGCGCGGAGGGGCGCATCCGCATCGACGCCAACGGGCTGTGGAACGTCGATGAGGCAGAGCATGCCGTGCACGCGCTGAACGAGTTCGACCTCGAGTACGTCGAGCAGCCCTGCGCGAGCGTCGAGGAGCTCGCCGATCTGCGCAGGCGTGTGAAGTACATGGGCATCCCGGTCGCGGCAGACGAGAGCGTGCGGAAGTCGTCCGATCCGCTGGCCGTCGCGCGGGCGAAGGCCGCCGATCTGCTGGTGATCAAGGCCCAGCCACTCGGCGGCGTCACGCACGCGCTGCAGATCGTCACGGCGGCCGGTCTCCCCGTCGTGGTCTCCAGCGCCCTCGACACAGCTGTGGGCCTCTCGCAGGGCGCCGCGCTGGCGGCGGCGCTGCCCTCGCTCGAGTACGACTGCGGGCTCGGCACCTCGTCGCTGTTCCTCGACGACGTCGCCGAGCTGCGGCCGGTCGACGGATCGATCTCGGCGGATCGGGTGACGCCGGATGCCGCGGCTCTCGAACGTCTCGCCGCCTCGGACGAGCGGCGCGACTGGTGGCTCGAACGCCTCACCCGCTGCCACCAGGTGCTTGGCCTCGGCGGCGATGCGGCTTAG